DNA from Haloferax volcanii DS2:
TTTGTCGCTGTTACAAACGCGAGTCCACCCCTTCACATTTATTACGGGTGAGTATGAATACCGAACTCACATGACATCGGACGAGAGCGAGGGTGGGACCCGCGACCCGCTGTTCCGCTATGACCAACCCATTTTCGCGAACGAGGATATCCTCAAAATCTCTCATCTCCCCGGTCCCGACAAGATTGTCGGCCGCGACGAGCATATGTCGAAAGTCGCACAGGCGCTCAACCCCGCCATCTTCGGACGCGAACCGACCCATCTGTTCATCTTCGGCAAGACCGGGTCGGGAAAGACGCTCACCGCTCGCCTCGTGAGCGAGCGACTCCAACACGAGGCGGTCCGCGAGGACGTCGACGTCCGCATCGCCGTCATCGACTGCGGCGAACAGCACACCGAGGCCTCGGTCATCAAGACGCTCGCCTCGCAGGTCAACGACCCGTCGAAAAGCGGGATGACGATTCCCGAGCGCGGGCTGTCGACCGGCGACTACTACAACCGCCTGTGGCAGGTGCTCGACACCTGTTCCGACGTGACCATCGTCATCCTCGACGAAATCGATATGCTCCGCGACGACGAGGTGCTCCGAAAGCTCTCGCGCGCGGGCGAGAATCAAAAGATAGTGGACTCGCGCATCGGCATTATCGGCATCTCGAACAAAATCGACTACCCCGAGGAACTCACGGAGCGCGTCAAATCGAGCTTCGCCCACGACGAACTCGTCTTCCCGTCGTACGACGCGAACCAACTCCGCGAAATCCTCGAAAACCGGAAGGACGCGTTCAAGCCCGGCGTCCTCACCGACGACGTGATTCCCCTCGCGAGCGCGCTCGCCGCCCAGGAACACGGCGACGCCCGGAAGGCCATCGACATCCTGCGCAACGCCGGCCGAATCGCGCGAAACGAGAGCGCCGAGACCGTCACCGACGACCACGTGCGGGCGGCCAAGGAGAAAAGCGAGGCCGACCGCTTCAGCGAACTCCTCGAAGGGACCGCCACGCAGTCGAAGGCCGTCCTCTACTCGCTGGTCCTCCAGACCGGCGGCCGGAAGACCGCCGAGATTACGACGAACAAGATTTACCGACAGTATCTCACCGTCGCCGACGACCTCGACATGGACCAACTCTCCGAGCGCCGCGTGCAGGAACTCCTGCAGGAACTCGACTTCCTCAACGTCATCCAGTCGGAGGTCCGCGGGCGCGGCCGCGGACAGGGCGTCCACGGGACCCACCGCCTGCTCGAGGACCCGGACATCGTCAAGCGAGTGCTCCTCCGGGACAGCCGTATCTCCACGCTCGAATAGCGACGCACGGCACGCGACGCCTGCGTCCGCACGGGTCTCCGATGCTGTCGGCCGCGTCGGAAAAAAGCTACCGCACGAACCCTTAACACACGTCCGTCTCTGTCGATAGACGACCGAAACCATGGACGAAGAGTTACGCTCGTTGCTCACGAGTCTCGTCGAAATCGAGACCGAGAATCCGCCGGGGGACGAGGCGGCGGCGGCGCAGTTCGTGTCCGACTGGCTGGACTCCCGAGGCGTCTCGGCGACGCTCGTCGAGGAACCGTTCCCCGACCGACCGCAGGTCGCGGCCCGCGTCGGCGACGGCGAACCCTCGGTCGTCCTCAACGGC
Protein-coding regions in this window:
- a CDS encoding Cdc6/Cdc18 family protein, coding for MTSDESEGGTRDPLFRYDQPIFANEDILKISHLPGPDKIVGRDEHMSKVAQALNPAIFGREPTHLFIFGKTGSGKTLTARLVSERLQHEAVREDVDVRIAVIDCGEQHTEASVIKTLASQVNDPSKSGMTIPERGLSTGDYYNRLWQVLDTCSDVTIVILDEIDMLRDDEVLRKLSRAGENQKIVDSRIGIIGISNKIDYPEELTERVKSSFAHDELVFPSYDANQLREILENRKDAFKPGVLTDDVIPLASALAAQEHGDARKAIDILRNAGRIARNESAETVTDDHVRAAKEKSEADRFSELLEGTATQSKAVLYSLVLQTGGRKTAEITTNKIYRQYLTVADDLDMDQLSERRVQELLQELDFLNVIQSEVRGRGRGQGVHGTHRLLEDPDIVKRVLLRDSRISTLE